Proteins from one Planctomyces sp. SH-PL62 genomic window:
- a CDS encoding phospholipid carrier-dependent glycosyltransferase, whose protein sequence is MFQAPARSRTLAVAIPILLALAVVAQTGRFRASSSITYDETFFLGAGVKSLHEGRLDPDLATHGTAPLPMLVNVIPSLWSSGGAARARTNAWEGSGDRALIAGPRLLTTMTTLVPLVVMGFAWLHRRRGLLAATVGAGMLAFSPALLAHASLATSDAAFAFLATLAVLAIGRHLGSPTPSRSALAAVATGLAFSAKYTGALLIPCFAMGRLMDLVRACRDGGDVRSRLRRTACAGAEVAAFLMLAFVTAWACHGFQVDPTRTWLGLPSPQFARAFEIQLLHDEIGHPAFFLGERSLRGWRTYHPFTMLVKSSFPELALAAAGVWLAFRSRFRLDARADRERAMLILFVLILGAALIRSPINIGHRYTLALYPPIVLMAVDAMAKATAGRPSRRLWGAALIGGQVATSFVAAPDYLSYFNALAGGPDRAWRLLADSNIDWGQDLPALRAVIDREGLHRVALDYFGTASPSEYGVRGESVDVLGRSLDEYDALAVSVTRLHSVYPREGESRREVADVYRELRRVPPSFRAGNSIFVYDLRQPDARSAVRSSIEAARRPSPVQAAARESSRSSSR, encoded by the coding sequence ATGTTCCAGGCTCCCGCACGCTCAAGAACGCTGGCCGTCGCGATCCCGATTCTGCTCGCGCTCGCGGTCGTCGCGCAGACGGGCCGTTTCCGAGCGTCCAGCAGCATCACCTACGACGAGACGTTCTTCCTCGGCGCGGGGGTCAAGTCGCTGCACGAGGGTCGACTCGACCCGGATCTGGCGACGCACGGCACCGCCCCGCTGCCGATGCTGGTCAACGTCATACCGTCCCTCTGGTCGAGCGGCGGCGCGGCGCGGGCGCGGACCAACGCCTGGGAAGGTTCGGGGGATCGCGCGTTGATCGCCGGGCCTCGTCTGCTGACCACGATGACGACGCTGGTCCCGCTCGTCGTCATGGGGTTCGCCTGGCTGCACCGGCGTCGGGGGCTGCTCGCGGCGACCGTTGGGGCGGGGATGCTGGCCTTCTCGCCGGCCCTGCTCGCGCACGCCTCGCTGGCGACGAGCGACGCCGCGTTCGCCTTCCTCGCCACGCTGGCCGTGCTGGCGATCGGGCGTCATCTGGGCTCGCCGACGCCCTCGCGGTCGGCACTGGCGGCCGTCGCGACGGGGCTGGCGTTCTCGGCCAAGTACACCGGGGCCTTGCTGATCCCCTGTTTCGCGATGGGGCGGCTGATGGACCTCGTTCGCGCGTGTCGGGACGGGGGCGACGTCCGGAGCCGGCTCCGACGCACCGCCTGCGCCGGCGCGGAGGTCGCCGCGTTCCTAATGCTCGCCTTCGTAACGGCGTGGGCCTGCCACGGCTTCCAGGTTGATCCGACGCGGACCTGGCTGGGCCTCCCCTCGCCGCAGTTCGCGAGGGCCTTCGAGATCCAGCTCCTGCATGACGAGATCGGCCACCCGGCGTTCTTCCTGGGGGAGCGATCATTGCGAGGCTGGCGGACCTACCACCCGTTCACGATGCTGGTGAAGAGCAGCTTCCCGGAGCTGGCCCTGGCGGCGGCCGGGGTCTGGCTGGCGTTCCGGTCGCGGTTTCGTCTCGACGCTCGGGCCGATCGCGAACGCGCGATGTTGATCCTCTTCGTCCTGATCCTTGGGGCCGCGCTGATCCGCTCGCCCATCAACATCGGCCACCGCTACACGCTGGCCCTGTATCCGCCGATCGTCCTCATGGCGGTCGACGCGATGGCGAAGGCGACCGCCGGACGACCTTCCCGACGCCTCTGGGGCGCGGCGTTGATCGGCGGGCAGGTGGCGACGAGCTTCGTCGCGGCGCCCGACTACCTCTCCTACTTCAACGCGCTCGCCGGCGGCCCCGACCGGGCGTGGCGGCTCCTGGCGGATTCGAACATCGACTGGGGGCAAGACCTCCCGGCGCTCCGGGCCGTGATCGACCGCGAAGGCCTGCATCGAGTCGCCCTCGACTACTTCGGCACCGCCTCGCCTTCCGAATACGGCGTCCGGGGGGAGTCGGTCGACGTCCTGGGCCGATCCCTCGACGAGTACGACGCCCTGGCCGTCTCCGTCACCAGGCTGCATTCGGTCTATCCCCGCGAAGGGGAGAGCCGACGCGAAGTCGCCGACGTGTACCGCGAGCTTCGCCGGGTCCCGCCGAGTTTCCGGGCCGGGAACTCCATCTTCGTCTACGATCTACGTCAGCCCGACGCGCGGTCGGCGGTCCGTTCCTCGATCGAGGCGGCCCGCCGACCGAGCCCCGTTCAGGCCGCCGCGCGGGAGTCGTCGCGATCGTCGAGTCGCTGA
- a CDS encoding tetratricopeptide repeat protein translates to MAGMRPGGGPGSINWGNRGPGAGSMAGMRPGGGPGLGSRPGGPGSINRGDRGPGGGQGFGGRPGAGGGSNLNGRPSFANMRGPGGRYTPTNFNRSINNVNNLGSRGLGWRDNYAGIHRNWGGHGGGGGNWGGRGGWNNGWGGRGGWNNGWGGHGGGWNNGWGGGWNNGWGGGGFGNGFGWGLGLGLGSSLGWGLGGWGLGGLGGGLGGWGLGWGNGLGWGLGGLGWGGGWGLGGLGWGGGWGLGGLGWGGGWGLSSWAYGPMLYDWGYTSYYNPYYVVPQTVVVQEQPLVYDYSQPINPTAAPPEASVVDDADGLFDKGREAFKMGLYTAALDFADQALRQMPNDPTLHEFRALSLFAMKRYDDAAAALYPVLSIGPGWDWPTLIGLYGDDAGTYTNQLRALETRVKADPNDAPAHFLLGYHYLCQGHGEEALGQLRAAAEIQPRDQLSSGLVKQLEKARREALGPDADAKPAAAPARRSRRRRPSRCRPSPSATTRWKGHGPRHPTIAPRSPSTSARPASSPGASNRTDRRNGSRACEPAATAC, encoded by the coding sequence ATGGCTGGGATGCGGCCCGGCGGCGGTCCGGGCTCGATCAACTGGGGGAACCGCGGCCCCGGCGCGGGCTCGATGGCCGGCATGCGACCCGGCGGCGGTCCGGGTCTTGGCTCGCGGCCTGGTGGTCCGGGCTCGATCAATCGGGGGGATCGTGGGCCTGGCGGCGGTCAGGGCTTCGGCGGGCGCCCCGGCGCGGGCGGGGGGAGCAACCTGAATGGTCGGCCTTCGTTCGCCAACATGCGAGGGCCCGGTGGTCGATATACGCCGACGAACTTCAATCGGAGTATCAACAACGTCAACAACCTGGGCTCGCGCGGCCTTGGCTGGCGAGACAATTACGCCGGCATTCACCGCAACTGGGGCGGTCACGGCGGCGGCGGCGGCAACTGGGGCGGTCGCGGCGGCTGGAACAACGGCTGGGGCGGTCGCGGCGGCTGGAACAACGGTTGGGGCGGTCACGGCGGAGGCTGGAACAACGGTTGGGGAGGCGGCTGGAACAACGGTTGGGGAGGCGGCGGCTTCGGCAACGGTTTCGGCTGGGGTCTGGGGCTCGGCCTCGGGAGCAGTCTGGGCTGGGGCCTTGGCGGCTGGGGCCTGGGTGGACTGGGCGGCGGCCTGGGCGGTTGGGGTCTGGGCTGGGGCAACGGCCTGGGCTGGGGCCTCGGCGGGCTTGGCTGGGGCGGCGGTTGGGGCCTCGGCGGGCTTGGCTGGGGCGGCGGTTGGGGCCTCGGCGGGCTTGGCTGGGGAGGCGGCTGGGGACTGTCGTCCTGGGCGTACGGTCCGATGCTCTATGACTGGGGATACACGAGTTATTACAACCCGTACTACGTCGTCCCCCAGACGGTCGTCGTCCAGGAGCAGCCTCTCGTCTACGACTACTCGCAGCCCATCAACCCCACGGCCGCGCCGCCCGAGGCGTCTGTCGTCGATGACGCGGACGGACTGTTCGACAAGGGCCGCGAGGCGTTCAAGATGGGCCTTTACACGGCGGCCCTGGACTTCGCCGACCAGGCGCTCCGGCAGATGCCCAACGACCCGACGCTCCACGAATTCCGCGCCCTGTCGCTGTTCGCCATGAAGCGGTACGACGACGCGGCGGCGGCCCTCTATCCGGTCCTCTCGATCGGTCCCGGCTGGGACTGGCCGACCCTGATCGGGCTCTACGGTGACGACGCGGGGACCTACACCAACCAACTCCGCGCGCTGGAGACGCGGGTGAAGGCCGATCCGAACGACGCTCCGGCCCATTTCCTCCTGGGGTATCACTATCTCTGCCAGGGGCACGGCGAGGAGGCCCTCGGTCAGCTTCGGGCCGCGGCCGAGATCCAGCCCCGCGACCAGCTCTCGTCGGGTCTCGTGAAGCAACTGGAGAAGGCCCGGCGCGAGGCCCTGGGGCCCGACGCCGACGCGAAGCCGGCCGCTGCGCCCGCCCGGCGCTCGCGCCGCCGGCGGCCGAGCCGCTGCCGGCCGTCGCCGTCCGCGACAACGCGCTGGAAGGGACATGGACCGCGGCACCCGACGATCGCTCCAAGATCACCCTCGACCTCAGCCAGGCCGGCAAGTTCGCCTGGAGCGTCGAACAGGACGGATCGACGAAACGGTTCGAGGGCGTGCGAACCAGCGGCAACGGCCTGCTGA
- a CDS encoding DUF2142 domain-containing protein: MLEVYGAEGSADDPSRVAFRRRFGALLAALVIARGVVFMAALPPFEGWDEYQHVAYVEHLRDGGRTPVVGETRVPSAVMAEAVKFPQPGSAVRDGLSGAGGVGYQQFWADRRSGAVRPFRDESVFMYQSQHGPLSYRLLQPVYAAFGGLEAVRSSIAGMRLLNLLLTAGAVAAAFFCLAPRLAERRAAAWVGLVLATYPLFLINGVRVANDALAVFLATLTIWLGLSLSSRPWASPRRLGAACLATGALAGFAVLAKATNYALAPFLGFCMLALAARPEISWRRAAGFGMALGVGFLAVTQAEMRFNLAHYGSISSMQEAAVNHARGLGRADLLRTAMEIPWAAWVVELWTILVFFAGGWSFQGTHPKAIFAHRDLVVLGLLGWAWAGLTWAFLRRRGLRPERVFAEARLPLACAVIVAGYTAALGYHMVQSKLAWGQWSTGAWYASAAMPWFLTLVVVGLMRWPLSGSLRGVAPLALVGASVAAEVVGLFGRMVPFYTGFAPWPDDAARLASLQPAWLGLPTLLAAAAVEVVVLAALILILRDDARAERATVAEPTPIGIRTSRADGQRLDDRDDSRAAA, from the coding sequence ATGCTTGAGGTGTACGGGGCCGAGGGCTCGGCCGACGATCCGTCACGGGTCGCCTTCCGCCGCCGCTTCGGCGCGCTGCTGGCCGCGCTGGTGATCGCCCGAGGCGTGGTCTTCATGGCCGCGCTCCCCCCCTTCGAGGGCTGGGACGAGTATCAGCACGTCGCGTACGTCGAGCACCTGCGCGACGGCGGGCGGACGCCGGTCGTCGGCGAGACTCGAGTGCCGTCGGCCGTGATGGCCGAGGCCGTCAAGTTTCCCCAGCCGGGCTCGGCGGTCCGCGACGGCCTGAGCGGGGCCGGCGGCGTCGGCTATCAGCAATTCTGGGCCGACCGACGATCCGGGGCGGTCCGGCCGTTCCGCGACGAGTCGGTGTTCATGTACCAGTCGCAGCACGGGCCGTTGAGCTACCGCCTGCTCCAGCCGGTGTACGCGGCCTTCGGCGGCCTGGAGGCGGTGCGGTCGTCGATCGCGGGGATGCGGCTGCTGAACCTGCTGCTGACGGCGGGGGCGGTTGCGGCGGCGTTCTTCTGCCTGGCACCCCGACTCGCGGAGCGCCGCGCCGCGGCCTGGGTCGGGCTCGTCCTGGCGACGTATCCACTATTCCTCATCAACGGCGTGCGGGTGGCGAACGACGCCCTGGCGGTCTTCCTGGCGACCCTCACCATCTGGCTCGGCCTGTCGCTCTCGTCGAGGCCCTGGGCGAGCCCGCGAAGGCTGGGGGCGGCGTGCCTGGCGACCGGAGCCCTCGCCGGGTTCGCCGTGCTGGCGAAGGCCACCAACTACGCGCTCGCGCCGTTCCTGGGTTTCTGCATGCTCGCCCTGGCGGCGCGGCCCGAGATTTCCTGGCGCCGGGCGGCCGGTTTCGGGATGGCGCTGGGGGTCGGATTCCTGGCTGTCACGCAGGCCGAGATGCGGTTCAACCTGGCGCATTACGGCTCGATCAGCTCGATGCAGGAGGCGGCCGTCAACCACGCTCGGGGACTCGGCCGGGCGGACCTCCTGAGGACGGCGATGGAGATTCCCTGGGCCGCCTGGGTCGTGGAACTCTGGACGATCCTGGTCTTCTTCGCCGGCGGCTGGAGCTTCCAGGGGACGCACCCGAAGGCCATTTTCGCCCATCGCGACCTGGTGGTCCTCGGCCTCCTGGGATGGGCCTGGGCGGGACTGACCTGGGCGTTCCTGCGACGTCGCGGCTTGCGGCCGGAACGGGTCTTCGCGGAGGCTCGGCTGCCGCTGGCCTGCGCGGTGATCGTCGCCGGCTACACGGCGGCGCTGGGCTATCACATGGTCCAGTCGAAGCTGGCCTGGGGCCAGTGGTCGACGGGCGCCTGGTACGCGAGCGCCGCGATGCCGTGGTTCCTGACGCTCGTGGTGGTCGGCCTGATGCGCTGGCCGCTTTCGGGTAGCCTCCGGGGCGTCGCGCCGCTGGCCCTCGTCGGGGCGTCGGTCGCGGCCGAGGTCGTGGGCCTGTTCGGGAGGATGGTCCCGTTCTACACGGGATTCGCCCCCTGGCCGGACGACGCCGCACGGCTGGCCTCGCTCCAGCCCGCCTGGCTGGGCCTGCCCACGCTGCTCGCCGCGGCGGCCGTCGAGGTCGTGGTGCTTGCGGCCCTGATCCTGATCCTTCGCGACGACGCGCGGGCCGAACGGGCGACGGTCGCCGAACCGACCCCCATCGGCATCCGGACCAGTCGGGCCGACGGTCAGCGACTCGACGATCGCGACGACTCCCGCGCGGCGGCCTGA
- a CDS encoding STAS domain-containing protein: MMLSFTTSDSAGVLIVAFESGEEEHQDWQFSRRDWLYKQIESREDCRFALDLTDVDYLASSEIGFLVTLKRRIDRRQGKLVLFGVAPYVFDIFRTMNLQRILDVTDTRNAALARLKP, encoded by the coding sequence ATGATGTTGAGCTTCACGACCAGCGATTCCGCCGGAGTCCTGATCGTCGCTTTCGAGTCCGGGGAGGAGGAGCATCAGGACTGGCAGTTCTCCCGGCGCGACTGGCTGTACAAGCAGATCGAATCCCGAGAGGACTGCCGTTTCGCACTCGACCTGACCGACGTCGACTATCTGGCCAGCTCGGAGATCGGCTTCCTCGTCACGCTCAAGCGGCGCATCGACCGCCGCCAGGGAAAGTTGGTCCTCTTCGGCGTCGCCCCCTACGTCTTCGACATCTTCCGCACGATGAACCTCCAGAGAATCCTCGACGTGACCGACACCCGCAACGCGGCCCTCGCCCGCCTCAAGCCCTGA